The DNA region TATTAAACCTTTCACTTTTATTACTCCTCGGTCATCATCTTTATCTCGACGTCGACACCCGCCGGTAAGTTGAGGTCTTTCAAAGCTTCTGTCGTCTGATGCGTCGATTTGACAATGTCAATGAGTCTCTTGTGAACTCTGATCTCAAACTGCTCGCGCGATTTTTTATCCACGTGAGGAGACCTCAAAACCGTGTATATGGTTTTTTGAGTCGGAAGAGGTATCGGACCGGCTATTCTTCCGCCCGACCTTTTTACGTTATGAACTATGTCCGAGACGCACTTGTCGAGAACGGCGTGATCATAAGCCTTCAGTTTTATTCTGATTGTTCCTATTTTGTTTTTATCCATAAAGCACCTATTCCAATATTTCCGTGACTACGCCTGCGCCTACGGTCTTTCCGCCTTCCCTTATGGCGAATCTGAGTCCTTTTTCCATCGCAACC from candidate division WOR-3 bacterium includes:
- the rpsJ gene encoding 30S ribosomal protein S10, whose protein sequence is MDKNKIGTIRIKLKAYDHAVLDKCVSDIVHNVKRSGGRIAGPIPLPTQKTIYTVLRSPHVDKKSREQFEIRVHKRLIDIVKSTHQTTEALKDLNLPAGVDVEIKMMTEE